The sequence AAATGAAATAATAAATAAGGCGAGTAATGGGGGTCAATAACCCATCATTATTTAGCCTCGGCCTCCTCTTTTGGTTTTCTCTTCTCACGTTTCTCCTCAATGCTCTTCCTGAGTAGGTTCACGTGGAATAGGAGTTCATTAATGCCCAGCTTATTACCGACTTCCTCACCATACTTAAGTAACTCCTCGGCCTCGGTAAGGTCTATTGACCTACCCCTGGCGATAAGCCCCTGCGCAGTATATACAATGCACTCCACAAGTTTCTCCCTAAATTCCAGCGACTTTCCCTTATTACCTTCCCTCTCAGCCTTCTCAATCAATCTCTCCCACTTCGAACAGGTTATCGCCATATCACCACCAAGTCTCAGTGTGTTGGTTGCGGCTTAATTTAAAAATTATGCCCTTCCTTCCCTAGTCTTGGTCTCTTGGGCAGCCTTCTCCAGCTGCCTTGTCTCATTGATGAGCCTCCTGATCCTCCTAATAATGGCGATGTAATTATCAAAGAGCTTTGCATCCTTCGCCTCCTTAGTGGCCTCCTTAAACAGTTTAATACCGTCATCGAGTTTACCGTTCCTTATTAAGGCCTCCGCTGTCCTGAGCTTGGACACTAATTCCCTTGCCTTGTTGGTTAATTCCTCAGTCGACATCGAAACAACGAGACCTAACCCCCTTAATAAGATTTATTAGTTGGTACGCCCCTGGTTAATGTTTATGAGTCAATGATTAGGGTCTGGAGCACTGAGTATTGTGATGAATGGTGGGCACGAATTTCAATACTCATTAACATTCTTATTCTTTGACCTATATTCCCTTACCAATTGATCAGCAATGTCAGTGGGAAGCCTTATTGTGCATAGGTGGTGCTTTAACCTAGCCTTTAGTTTCACGTAATCAGGATACCTCTTAACCCTAATCTCCTCGGCTGCATCTGCATATTTCCGCCACAGCTCAACTAGGAATACCTCCTTAGGCACGGCATTGCCGATGCAGGGGATTTTTTAAGGATTTCTACAGAAATAATTAATTCCCCAACCTTGGGTTGACTAGTGTGGACGTTAAAACAGATGCCCTAATAATTGGTGGTGGACCTGCAGGTTCCTACCTGACCCGTTACTTGGTTAAGAATGGCTTTAACGGCGACGTAATGCTCATTGACAAGAAACACGTAATATACGCACCAGTAATATGCGGTGAACTACTGCCCACCGAGGACCTACTGCGGCCCTGGATCAATGGGGGGCTCCACGACGTATTACTAACAACATTAAGGGAATCTCTACGCAGGGAATTCATTGTAAATGAGATCAAGTGGTTGAGGCTCGTTATTAACAACCGGGATGTAGCGCGCCTGCCGTTCATGACATACCTAATTGACAAGTCTGCAATGATCAGGAATGTGATTAATGAGGCCGAGTACATGGGCGCCAGGGTGCGCTTCGGAGTGACTGCCGTGAGATGCACGGCTAAGAATAATAACTATGAGTGTCTTGTTCATGATAAGGATGGTGGAGAGTACGTGATAACCACGAGGATGTTGATCGGTGCGGATGCCTACCCGTCAATAGTAGACTTAAGCCTAGGTATAACCAATGGGTTTAGTGCTGAGGATCTGATAGTAGCCACCAGTGCCAGGGCTGTGGGTAAGTACGCGGATGACGAGGCAGTCATTGTGATGGACCCAGAGGTCGCTCCAGGGGGCTTTGCATGGATCTTCCCAAGGGGCGATGGTTCACACAACATTGGTGTTGGTGTTAGGAACAACATCGCATGGAGGGGAAGCAATCCATTGGATCACCACATGCTCTTTGTCAAGAGGTTTGGGCTCGAGCAGATCAGGAGGTCTGTGCTCATGAAAACACTACCAGTCGGTGGATTACTAAATAGGTACAGTGTTGGGGAAGCCCACCTAATCGGCGATGCTGTTGGTTCGGTAATACCAACTAACGGAGCTGGTATAAACCCAGCCATGATAACCGCCCACTTACTCGGCGAGTCAATGATACGTAGTAGTGACTACTCAGTGTCCATGAATAGATTACTTAAGCCGTTAATGGACAGAACCGCCCTATTTAGGAGGATTGGCGACCCATTGTTAATGAATAGGAGGGCCATGGAGAAGGCATTGCGGATTTCCAGGGCTTTAATAGCTGGTTCGATCTATGAGGCCACACTTTCATCAATGAGGACCGGGACACTAATCAAGTTCCTACTCAGTAATCCATTGATTAAACTGATATCCAATCTGACCTAACGTACATGTAGTGTTTATTAAGGCATAGGTTTAGGAAGTAATGAAGTAAATGGCCGTATTGAACCCAAATAAGTACATGGAATTACTACCAGGTGAGGTGAAGACTGCCCTCACCAAGGTCATTCATGTACTCGAGGAATCATTCATGGGATTCTGGATACCAGACAAACTACGCGATGCCACGTATCACTATATTCGGAACAGGGGTAAGTTAATAAGACCCACACTGGTGCTTCTGATGGCCTATGCACTTGGGAACGGGAATGGACTAGAGAAGGCAATACTGCCCGCGGCTTCCGTGGAATTGATACACACCGCCTCCTTGCTCCAGGACGACATAATGGATCAACAAAGGATCAGGAGAGGTATGGAGACACCATACAGCATTTATGGCAGCCACACCGCAATGCTTGCCAGCGACCTAATAATTGCTAAGGCCGTGGAGTTCGCCATAAGGAGTGGTGATAACGATATCGTGTTTGAACTCCTCAATTCATCGGTTAAACTTGCCATTGGGCAAAGCCTCGAATCCGAGCTCAGTTGTAAGTACGATACTACAATCGACGACTACCTAAGGCTCATCTACTACAAGACAGCATCCCTAATTGAGTCCTCAATGATTGTCGGTGCATACTCGGTTAACGTTAAAGACACAGAAATAGTGAGTAGGATTAGGGATGTGGGAAGGTTTGTGGGCACCGCCTTTCAGGTCAGGGACGACATAATTGACTACCTAAACATGGACAGCAAGAACCCCGGCACTAATTACAATGAGATAAACATTGTGAGGATAATGAGTAGGTATGACGGTAACGTAAATGACGCAATAAGCAAGGCAAGGGGCCTTCTCAATGAAATGCTTGATAAGGCCATAGGCACACTCAGAGAAACTATGAGTAATGAGGTCCTCGTAAAGTACATAAGTCTCCTAAGGATTTAAGAATTAATCAGTTAGGAAGCGCAGTAATAAGCCATGTATTACCTGCGTAAAATAAGTCATCCCTAAATTTAAACCGCAGATTACACAACAAGTAATGAGCGAAGTCTTCATAATAGACGATGTCCCAGTCAAGTACGAGGACCTGTTCAGGGCGCCAGAAAAGGAGGGAGCAGTGGTGTCGGTCAGGGTACACAAGTCAGTCAAGGAACTCCTAACCAAGTTGGCGGAGAAGGAGGGACTTGACGGTGTATCAGAACTACTTAGGTACCTAGTGGCTGGCTACATAATGGGTAAGTACAAACTAGTAAGGCCGGAGCCAAAGGTAATTACGCAACCAATATTCCTAAACGTAAACATAAGCAAAAAGGCCATTGAGGAACACACAGACATGGCACAAATGGGTCTCAAAATGGAAATCGACGAATTAATAAAGGAATCAATGGACGTAATAGGTAAGGTAAAGAAGGGAGTAATAAACCCAAAGGGCAACGAATACATTAGAAGGCTTAGGAACAAGGCCGTCAAATACATGATCAAGGCACTAAAATATGGGCTCGAGGAAGACTATGAGAAACTAAAGACCATACAAATGACGCTAACGACACTCCTCGAAGAACAATAGGTAAAACCCTAACCAACCCTCCTCAAGCACTGAGGATAGGTTTCCCTAGGTCCCAGGAATTATGCCCCCTTCAATAGTCGCTGCTCCACCATGAAATACGAGGAATAAGAGTGGTTCCTTGACGGTTGCCTTAACACTCCTGCGATAAAAAATTTAAAACAAGCAAACTAATTGAAAAACCCGCCGGGGTGGCCGAGCCAGGTCCAAGGCGCAGGACTTGAGATCCTGTCCCCGCAAGGGGGCCCGGGTTCGAATCCCGGCCCCGGCACCAAGCCGTTTTATTGATCCATAGTAAACGGAAAATGAGGACATGTAAGGCGTTGAGCCGGTATAAAGTAAATAACATGATTTTTGCATGCTGTTATGAATAAGTACCTACGTTACTAAAGCAATGCTTGTCGAATTTCTCAATAGTACTTTAATGAACCTTGTAACTGGGGTTTAAGTTACGAGGAGTTAGTGGGTATGTCGTGGACTTAGCTTTAAATAATTCTTAATTGATTTGCTCGTTAATGGCTTTGCCCATGAGTGATAAGAAGTTGGTGAAGTCGGCTGGGGTTTTGGGCTTCGTTGGTGGGGTTCTTTCGTTAATACCTGAGATTAACATTATTGGTTACGTGCTAGTCCTAATTGCAATGCGTGGGTTATCCAGGGCTTATAATAATGATGTCATTTGGAGAAATGCCGTACCTGCCGTTGCAATGAGTATCACCGGCATGATAATCGCCAACTTTGCCTACGTCAAGGCCATGACAGTAGCAATCCTAGGACCACTTGCTACTAATTCATGGGAGGCCACGGCTACCTGGATGTTGGCTGCCATTGCCGCGGCGTGGTGGTTTATCATGGCCATGTACATTGTGTTCCTCATCGGCGGTCTTTACTGGTTGAGGACTTACGGTGAACTCGTAACGGTGAGTGGTATTCAATACTTCGCTAGGTCATCGAAGCTGTATTGGCTTGGCTCAGCACTCCTGATAATTGGTGTTGGTGCAATACTCGTGTTAATTGCAGGGGTATATGCCATACTCGGTTTCCGCAGGCTTTCGAGACAATATGATATCAAGTCCTAATCCTCTCCCGCATCTGGATTAGGCGTTGAAATCAAGGAGACAATCATTGATGTTATAGATACGGCATTGTTAATGAAGATTCTGCCTAACTACGTAAATAAATTATTTACCCTGGACCACCTCACTTAATTTATCGCAACAGGTTACCAGGAAAATTTTAGCACTACGGAAGACCCTCGCAACCATTGGGTCGGCTCCACCCCTGGCATGAACAACCTTATGAACACACATTGCTGAGGTAATCTCCCCGCGCTTCCTGAGTAAGCCCTCACTGACTTCAACCTTCTTTCCATCCCTTAGCTCGGCCTTGCCATCAACCTCCTCAACTATGATAACCCTATCACCGCATATTAATGCGTAATCCGCGTGGGGTGGCTTATCACCATGACCAGTAATGTTATCAACATACTCGTCTAAGTCAATAAGCCGGCAATCAGCACGCTTAATCCTACATCTACCCTTCATAATTAACTCCTCGCCTTCATACTCCTGATGAGTGAGGATTCCTCAGCCAGTTCCGTGGCCACCTTACTGAATTCCTCCTCCTCAATACCATCAATGCTCACGGGAATCCTCTCAAGAACCGAGGCACCCTTCTCCGGCTCAGCCTTGACCAGGTACACGGCAACCTTATCCGGGCTTAATACATCGCTCCTGTCCAACCCACGCCTCTTCAGTTCCTTATCACTGAGTCCACTAGCCTCAATAAGGTTGCTCAACCCGTAGAGCAGGTAATCACTGTGGGTCGATAGTATTACCCACTTACCCCTGTTAACGGTCCTGGCAATAACCCTAGCCAACCTGGTAATAGCCCTGGGATGAAGATGAGCCTCTGGCTCTTCAATAATCACAGCCTCACCCTTATCATTAATTAAGGATAATACTGGCAAAAGTGATTCCCTAACCCCAGAAGGCGCTATATCAAGCGGTATTACGTAACCATTCCACGTGACCACATAGGGCACGTATAAGCCCCTCTCAAACTCCACCTTAATGTCCCTAACACCAAGCTCATCGAGGAAATCCCTAATCAACTCAATACCCTTAATACCCCCATATGCACCCTCCATCATCTTAAAGTACTTATACCTAAATACCTCATCGGGCTCAAGGAGACCCTCAATCTTTACCTGAGGTTTCATAATCGATCTAATAAGTCCTGCCCTACCATCAACAAAAAAGTCAACATAATCATCACCTAAAAACCATGGCTTAAAACAATCACTTACAGTATCCTTTACTA is a genomic window of Vulcanisaeta souniana JCM 11219 containing:
- a CDS encoding FAD-dependent monooxygenase, whose product is MDVKTDALIIGGGPAGSYLTRYLVKNGFNGDVMLIDKKHVIYAPVICGELLPTEDLLRPWINGGLHDVLLTTLRESLRREFIVNEIKWLRLVINNRDVARLPFMTYLIDKSAMIRNVINEAEYMGARVRFGVTAVRCTAKNNNYECLVHDKDGGEYVITTRMLIGADAYPSIVDLSLGITNGFSAEDLIVATSARAVGKYADDEAVIVMDPEVAPGGFAWIFPRGDGSHNIGVGVRNNIAWRGSNPLDHHMLFVKRFGLEQIRRSVLMKTLPVGGLLNRYSVGEAHLIGDAVGSVIPTNGAGINPAMITAHLLGESMIRSSDYSVSMNRLLKPLMDRTALFRRIGDPLLMNRRAMEKALRISRALIAGSIYEATLSSMRTGTLIKFLLSNPLIKLISNLT
- a CDS encoding polyprenyl synthetase family protein encodes the protein MAVLNPNKYMELLPGEVKTALTKVIHVLEESFMGFWIPDKLRDATYHYIRNRGKLIRPTLVLLMAYALGNGNGLEKAILPAASVELIHTASLLQDDIMDQQRIRRGMETPYSIYGSHTAMLASDLIIAKAVEFAIRSGDNDIVFELLNSSVKLAIGQSLESELSCKYDTTIDDYLRLIYYKTASLIESSMIVGAYSVNVKDTEIVSRIRDVGRFVGTAFQVRDDIIDYLNMDSKNPGTNYNEINIVRIMSRYDGNVNDAISKARGLLNEMLDKAIGTLRETMSNEVLVKYISLLRI
- a CDS encoding ribbon-helix-helix protein, CopG family; translation: MSEVFIIDDVPVKYEDLFRAPEKEGAVVSVRVHKSVKELLTKLAEKEGLDGVSELLRYLVAGYIMGKYKLVRPEPKVITQPIFLNVNISKKAIEEHTDMAQMGLKMEIDELIKESMDVIGKVKKGVINPKGNEYIRRLRNKAVKYMIKALKYGLEEDYEKLKTIQMTLTTLLEEQ
- a CDS encoding DUF996 domain-containing protein, with protein sequence MALPMSDKKLVKSAGVLGFVGGVLSLIPEINIIGYVLVLIAMRGLSRAYNNDVIWRNAVPAVAMSITGMIIANFAYVKAMTVAILGPLATNSWEATATWMLAAIAAAWWFIMAMYIVFLIGGLYWLRTYGELVTVSGIQYFARSSKLYWLGSALLIIGVGAILVLIAGVYAILGFRRLSRQYDIKS
- a CDS encoding AAA family ATPase is translated as MNKEQVNVELYVRDFSVFEETRLTLKPLTILIGRNSVGKSHLLYLTWLLMRLEPNVPALVEVDENLRKMIMGLKEAASKGEDELRKVIISIIREIIQGYSYFLTESFKKTFGVGPAKLSRNKQMRISVQGSDKCEIEFKLSENKIVISYVECEDLFNNINIGKLEELGLKELETENKKFIVIWTEGCESPTSVLIDIDNTIFNYYSLNSIVKDTVSDCFKPWFLGDDYVDFFVDGRAGLIRSIMKPQVKIEGLLEPDEVFRYKYFKMMEGAYGGIKGIELIRDFLDELGVRDIKVEFERGLYVPYVVTWNGYVIPLDIAPSGVRESLLPVLSLINDKGEAVIIEEPEAHLHPRAITRLARVIARTVNRGKWVILSTHSDYLLYGLSNLIEASGLSDKELKRRGLDRSDVLSPDKVAVYLVKAEPEKGASVLERIPVSIDGIEEEEFSKVATELAEESSLIRSMKARS